One stretch of Oncorhynchus clarkii lewisi isolate Uvic-CL-2024 chromosome 3, UVic_Ocla_1.0, whole genome shotgun sequence DNA includes these proteins:
- the LOC139405751 gene encoding germ cell-specific gene 1-like protein yields the protein MLENMSRRSRSLLSLTLTTLALALSILALCTSYWCEGTHKVVKPLCLSPVKMRNCGQNNSEPYTTESPTQNPYNRTLPPQRRDELAKIRQRQLDNAVHYIWETGEDKYTFRYFHTGFWESCEKHVDGEKCRSFIELTPGETQGVLWLSVISEFTYIGLLGMGFLLMWLELLCSHKEIHALKINAYAAICTVLSGLMGMVAHMMYTTVFQMTVIVGPKDWRPQTWDYGWSFALAWISFSCCMGAAVFTLNSYTKTIIELRHKQRLRLEEARAATHAPPYNEVVPGSGLYSVSGLLQCPDGMIDVAWAPDGTVMGVGNGDVPTLVLVGGCGPEGCEDCEREMDEMEEAMERERADSPC from the exons ATGTTGGAGAACATGTCTCGTCGGTCCCGCTCCCtgctgtccctgaccctgaccactCTGGCTCTGGCCCTGTCCATCCTGGCTCTCTGCACCTCCTACTGGTGTGAAGGGACTCACAAGGTGGTCaagcctctctgcctgtctccggTCAAGATGAGGAACTGTGGGCAGAACAACAGTGAACCCTACACCACAG AGAGCCCAACTCAGAACCCTTACAACAGAACCCTGCCCCCCCAGAGGAGAGATGAACTGGCTAAGATCCGCCAGAGACAGCTGGACAATGCTGTCCACTACAtctgggagacaggagaggacaagTACACCTTCAGATACTTCCACACGGGCTTCTGGGAGAGCTGTGAGAAACACGTTGATG gtgagaagtGTCGCAGCTTTATTGAGCTGACTCCTGGTGAAACACaag gtgtGTTGTGGCTATCGGTGATATCTGAGTTCACTTACATCGGTCTATTGGGAATGGGCTTTCTGTTGATGTGGTTGGAGTTGTTGTGTTCCCATAAGGAGATACACGCTCTCAAAATCAACGCCTATGCTGCCATCTGCACCGTACTGTCAG gTCTGATGGGGATGGTGGCCCACATGATGTACACCACAGTGTTCCAGATGACTGTCATCGTTGGCCCTAAAGACTGGAGGCCTCAGACCTGGGACTACGGCTGGTCATTCGC CCTGGCGTGGATCTCCTTCAGCTGTTGTATGGGAGCTGCAGTCTTCACCCTCAACTCTTACACCAAGACCATCATCGAGCTGCGCCACAAACAGAGGCTCCGATTGGAGGAGGCCCGCGCCGCCACCCACGCCCCTCCCTACAATGAGGTGGTTCCCGGGAGCGGGCTCTACTCTGTCAGTGGCCTATTGCAGTGCCCAGACGGGATGATTGACGTAGCGTGGGCGCCTGACGGAACCGTGATGGGGGTGGGGAACGGGGATGTACCAACTCTGGTGTTGGTAGGAGGGTGTGGGCCAGAGGGCTGTGaggactgtgagagagagatggatgagatgGAGGAGGCCATGGAGAGGGAAAGAGCTGATTCGCCTTGTTAA
- the LOC139405753 gene encoding ubiquitin-like protein ATG12, translating to MSDNAESPTETQKDEPSTPQQPTEDSGMADDKKKIDVLLKAVGDTPIMKTKKWSVEKGRTVQSLSQFISRFLKMEANEQLFIYVNQSFSPSPDQEVGVLFECFGSDGKLVLHYCKSQAWG from the exons ATGTCTGACAACGCAGAGTCTCCTACAGAAACGCAAAAAGATGAGCCTTCAACCCCACAACAGCCTACGGAAGACTCGGGGATGGCAGACGATAAGAAAAAAA TTGATGTGTTGTTGAAGGCAGTAGGAGACACCCCCATCATGAAGACAAAGAAATGGTCGGTAGAGAAAGGGAGGACAGTGCAATCACTCTCTCAATTCATCTCTCGATTCCTCAAGATGGAGGCCAATGAACAGCTG ttCATTTACGTCAACCAGTCATTCTCTCCCTCGCCTGATCAGGAAGTAGGAGTCCTGTTTGAA TGTTTTGGCAGCGATGGGAAGCTTGTTCTACATTATTGTAAATCTCAAGCCTGGGGTTAA
- the LOC139405752 gene encoding isochorismatase domain-containing protein 2: protein MAGIGRLSTKGSVLLLCDMQEKFRPNIFQFTNIVSNAARLLQAARVLGIPPIVTEQYPKGLGPTVPELGAGDLTAHAKTKFTMMIEPVEKELKALGDPKIAILCGIETQACIACTTFDLLEKGMEVHIVADAVSSRSQTDRLFALSRLRQSGAFLTTTEAVLLQLVQDSQHPNFREIQKLLVQPSPDTALLAFFSSL, encoded by the exons A TGGCAGGGATTGGCAGACTGTCAACAAAGGGCTCAGTACTCTTACTGTGTGACATGCAGGAGAAGTTCAGGCCCAACATCTTCCAGTTCACCAACATTGTCAGCAACGCAGCCAGActgctacag GCAGCCCGTGTTCTGGGCATCCCCCCCATAGTGACAGAGCAGTACCCTAAAGGCCTGGGTCCCACGGTGCCTGAGCTGGGGGCTGGGGACCTGACAGCCCACGCCAAGACCAAGTTCACCATGATGATAGAGCCAGTGGAGAAGGAGCTCAAAGCCCTGGGAGATCCCAAGATAGCCATCCTCTGTGGGATAGAGACACAGGCCTGCATCGCG TGCACGACCTTTGACCTGCTGGAGAAGGGTATGGAGGTGCATATCGTGGCTGATGCCGTCTCATCCAGAAG TCAGACAGACCGGCTGTTTGCCCTGTCCCGGTTGAGGCAGAGTGGAGCCTTCCTGACCACCACAGAGGCcgtcctactacagctagtgcaAGATTCCCAACACCCCAACTTTAGAGAG ATCCAGAAGCTGTTGGTCCAGCCATCCCCTGACACAGCCTTGCTGGCCTTCTTCAGCTCTCTGTAG